Proteins found in one Geomonas subterranea genomic segment:
- a CDS encoding metallophosphoesterase family protein translates to MCGGRTLTIGDIHGCAQTFCRLLEIVQLEKSDTLYLLGDMIDRGPDSYGVIETILDLQMEGYDIRPIRGNHEDMMLLAVQSSVFEDLLEWLEQGGDATLRSYCVNHTQFLPEEHLRFLEGLPLYRITDKFVFAHAGIDCTLDDPFSPHGRHHILWDRSGIIDVGKLAGRRVVSGHTTRKLDDIRKSLRRNHIRIDNGVYISGVEGKGNLVCVDLESQQMWVQACIDEISH, encoded by the coding sequence ATGTGCGGTGGGCGTACACTTACCATAGGAGACATCCACGGGTGCGCACAAACCTTCTGTCGGCTTCTGGAGATCGTTCAACTGGAGAAGAGCGACACGCTGTATCTGCTGGGCGATATGATTGATCGTGGACCCGATTCGTATGGTGTGATCGAGACGATCCTCGATCTTCAGATGGAGGGTTACGACATTCGTCCAATCCGTGGGAACCATGAGGATATGATGCTGCTCGCAGTCCAAAGTTCTGTATTCGAGGACTTACTGGAATGGTTGGAGCAGGGAGGAGATGCGACGTTGCGGAGCTATTGTGTGAATCATACCCAGTTCTTGCCCGAAGAGCATCTTCGGTTTCTGGAAGGTTTGCCGCTGTACCGCATTACCGATAAGTTCGTCTTCGCTCACGCAGGAATCGATTGCACACTGGATGATCCTTTCTCGCCCCATGGCCGTCATCACATTCTTTGGGATCGTTCAGGGATCATCGACGTCGGGAAACTTGCTGGGCGGCGCGTTGTGAGCGGCCATACGACTCGGAAACTCGACGATATAAGAAAGAGCCTGCGGCGGAACCATATACGAATCGACAACGGCGTCTATATCAGTGGGGTCGAGGGGAAAGGCAACCTTGTTTGTGTCGATCTGGAGTCCCAACAGATGTGGGTTCAAGCATGCATTGATGAAATCTCACATTGA
- a CDS encoding radical SAM protein has translation MKRKKLPKLLYADSQGNIYDHPYLTMAGMSADEAVLPESVELIPLPDDSRLFTIPDTPPIAWDEDQGSFVTLSHVREGRRNMKIQAVSAFMAPGYMRTLLPACDYSKKKVHLPLWSYTAVGWDEERECFVVAATRVDDNENWLPKNYDDRKLDPLVRRMLAEFPNNRLIEQLSRCAVDYHCFAAKNLFFRRWEAPIPTSPVCNSRCLGCISLQPSDCCPSNHERIPFVPTPEEIVELMLPHLLQAPDPIVSYGQGCEGDPIMQADTIAEATRRLKAGTSRGTVNFNSNGSIPDRVRMLCDAGMDSMRFSMNSVQEGFYNSYYRPKGYRFADVVESVQAAKQKGLFTMINYLVSPGVTDSPSELEALLKFIEKTGVDMLQMRNLSIDPAFYNERMGVQKRGIGMYKLLQEVKKAFPKIQYGYFNRTKERFFPDGFEKGWPISGT, from the coding sequence CCCTACCTCACCATGGCGGGGATGAGCGCCGACGAGGCGGTCCTGCCCGAGTCGGTGGAACTGATCCCGCTGCCGGACGACAGCCGCCTGTTCACCATACCCGACACACCTCCCATCGCCTGGGACGAGGACCAGGGAAGCTTCGTCACCCTGAGCCACGTCCGTGAGGGGCGGCGCAACATGAAGATCCAGGCCGTTTCCGCCTTCATGGCTCCGGGATACATGCGCACCCTGCTCCCCGCCTGTGACTACAGCAAGAAGAAGGTGCATCTCCCGCTTTGGTCCTACACCGCGGTGGGGTGGGACGAGGAGCGGGAGTGCTTCGTGGTCGCCGCGACCCGGGTGGACGACAACGAGAACTGGCTCCCCAAGAACTACGACGACAGGAAGCTCGATCCGCTGGTGCGGCGCATGCTGGCCGAGTTCCCCAACAACCGGCTCATCGAGCAGCTGTCGCGCTGCGCCGTCGACTACCACTGCTTCGCCGCCAAGAACCTCTTCTTCCGCAGGTGGGAGGCACCCATCCCCACCTCCCCGGTTTGCAACTCGCGTTGCCTGGGGTGCATCAGCCTGCAGCCCTCCGACTGCTGCCCGTCCAACCACGAGCGCATCCCGTTCGTCCCCACGCCGGAGGAGATCGTGGAGTTGATGCTGCCGCACCTTTTGCAGGCGCCGGATCCGATCGTCTCCTACGGGCAGGGGTGCGAGGGGGACCCGATCATGCAGGCCGACACCATCGCGGAGGCGACCAGGAGGCTCAAGGCCGGGACCTCGCGCGGCACGGTCAACTTCAACTCCAACGGTTCGATCCCCGACCGGGTCCGCATGCTCTGCGATGCCGGCATGGACTCCATGCGCTTCTCCATGAATTCGGTGCAGGAAGGGTTCTACAACAGCTATTACCGCCCCAAGGGGTACCGGTTCGCCGACGTGGTCGAATCGGTCCAGGCGGCGAAGCAGAAGGGGCTTTTCACCATGATCAATTACCTGGTCTCCCCCGGGGTAACCGACAGCCCTTCCGAGCTGGAGGCGCTCTTGAAGTTCATCGAAAAGACCGGCGTCGACATGCTCCAGATGAGGAACCTCTCCATAGATCCCGCCTTTTACAACGAGAGGATGGGGGTGCAAAAGCGGGGCATCGGCATGTACAAGCTGTTGCAGGAGGTGAAGAAGGCGTTCCCGAAGATCCAGTACGGCTACTTCAACCGCACCAAGGAGCGCTTCTTTCCCGACGGGTTCGAGAAGGGGTGGCCTATTTCAGGTACTTAG
- a CDS encoding helix-turn-helix domain-containing protein, giving the protein MADHLTSKDIGFKLRILRQEAGYTQEQLAEKVGVSTQQIQKYEAGRDKISIERIQCLAEVFSVPVQDFFRVAGETIPLNVSEQALLESFRAIENEDVRQSILKLAIVAAKVKE; this is encoded by the coding sequence GTGGCCGACCATTTGACCAGCAAAGATATCGGGTTTAAGTTGCGAATACTTAGACAGGAGGCTGGGTACACGCAGGAGCAACTTGCCGAAAAGGTTGGCGTTTCAACACAGCAGATCCAGAAATATGAGGCGGGTCGGGACAAAATCAGTATCGAGAGAATTCAGTGTCTTGCTGAAGTCTTCTCGGTTCCAGTGCAGGACTTCTTCCGTGTGGCTGGCGAGACCATTCCATTGAACGTTTCAGAACAGGCACTCCTCGAATCCTTCCGTGCTATTGAGAATGAGGACGTGCGTCAGAGCATCCTGAAGTTGGCCATCGTTGCAGCAAAGGTGAAGGAGTAG
- a CDS encoding integration host factor subunit alpha, translated as MIVKKGITMTKADIVERLAKRNGFTKAESMDLVETVLDIMKTTLTNGEILKVSGFGSFIVKEKDDRRGRNPQTGEEITINARRVLAFKPSMVLKNAMNGIPTT; from the coding sequence ATGATAGTGAAGAAGGGAATCACAATGACCAAAGCAGATATTGTCGAACGATTAGCAAAGAGAAATGGATTCACCAAGGCAGAGAGCATGGATCTCGTCGAAACGGTGCTCGACATCATGAAGACTACGCTGACGAACGGAGAGATCCTGAAGGTGTCTGGGTTCGGTTCTTTCATCGTGAAAGAGAAGGACGACCGTCGAGGAAGAAATCCCCAGACGGGGGAGGAGATCACCATTAATGCGAGGAGAGTGCTGGCGTTCAAGCCGAGCATGGTGCTGAAGAATGCCATGAACGGAATACCCACTACGTGA
- a CDS encoding DUF2726 domain-containing protein — translation MNLAVLIVILVLIAVLAALKAKSPSKDDRLSFASRETLFSPAERSFLGVLDQALDRRYRVFGKVRLGDLVKPAKGLSKGKCTTALNKVNQKHVDFVVCSAMDLAVVGVVELDDQSHGREDRAGRDAFVDHVLSDAGIPISRFSAKRGYQIQEVRAKLVETFKLAVTSPTVATVQDSAPPQPRSITLTGPTLATASPETKDASPICEKCGTDMVRRQSKNGLHAGKFFWACSTFPKCRQVVPITEE, via the coding sequence ATGAATTTGGCCGTTTTAATTGTAATACTTGTTCTAATTGCTGTACTGGCCGCTTTAAAGGCTAAATCGCCCTCGAAGGATGACCGTCTATCCTTCGCCAGTAGAGAAACTTTATTTTCGCCAGCAGAGCGGTCGTTCCTCGGGGTGCTCGATCAAGCTCTGGACCGTAGGTACAGGGTATTCGGCAAAGTACGGCTTGGAGATCTCGTTAAACCAGCAAAGGGATTGTCCAAAGGTAAGTGCACCACTGCGTTGAACAAGGTGAACCAGAAGCACGTTGACTTCGTGGTCTGCTCTGCAATGGACCTTGCAGTCGTCGGCGTGGTTGAACTGGACGATCAGTCGCATGGGCGGGAAGATCGAGCGGGAAGGGATGCTTTTGTTGATCATGTGTTGAGCGATGCGGGTATACCCATTTCTCGATTCTCAGCGAAAAGAGGCTACCAGATCCAAGAGGTGAGAGCCAAGCTGGTCGAGACGTTTAAACTCGCCGTGACCTCGCCCACAGTGGCTACAGTTCAAGATTCTGCTCCTCCACAACCGAGGTCAATCACTCTAACTGGACCGACACTCGCTACTGCATCCCCCGAAACAAAGGATGCGTCTCCGATCTGTGAAAAGTGCGGTACAGATATGGTCCGGCGACAGTCCAAGAATGGACTGCATGCTGGAAAGTTCTTCTGGGCATGCTCGACATTCCCGAAGTGCAGACAGGTGGTGCCAATAACGGAAGAGTAA
- a CDS encoding MucR family transcriptional regulator — MATLVEIAAQLVASHASHTPMTSDELIAEINKVHAALKSIEAGQSVEGVQEAKPTLTIKEAFKKNEIVCMVCGKGGFKTLSRHLSTAHGMKPSAYKKQFGIPSKQSLSAKSYSEARRAMALDRGLADNLAKARWVRMANIEAKKADAAKSAKAPTKAAKAAKTVKAPAKTQRTKAAPKAKA; from the coding sequence ATGGCTACTCTGGTAGAGATTGCAGCACAACTTGTAGCATCACACGCATCGCACACTCCAATGACTTCCGACGAACTCATTGCTGAGATCAACAAGGTTCATGCCGCACTGAAAAGTATTGAAGCTGGCCAGAGTGTTGAGGGAGTGCAGGAAGCCAAGCCCACTCTGACCATCAAAGAAGCTTTCAAGAAGAACGAAATTGTCTGCATGGTCTGTGGCAAGGGAGGCTTCAAGACCTTGAGCCGACACCTGAGTACTGCTCATGGGATGAAGCCCAGCGCATACAAGAAGCAGTTTGGTATCCCTAGCAAGCAGTCGCTTTCAGCGAAGAGTTACTCCGAGGCCAGAAGAGCAATGGCTTTGGACAGAGGATTGGCTGACAACCTCGCCAAGGCTAGATGGGTGAGGATGGCAAATATAGAGGCGAAGAAAGCTGATGCAGCGAAGTCTGCCAAGGCACCGACGAAGGCTGCTAAAGCTGCCAAGACAGTTAAGGCTCCTGCAAAGACACAAAGGACGAAGGCTGCTCCGAAAGCAAAAGCATAA
- a CDS encoding HNH endonuclease, which yields MTKKSCIFCGSEYGSIEFADEHVFPDAIGGLLVLKDKVCKPCNDKLGHSVDAHLVNHGLVSFLRLHYGLKGKSGKVPNPFERGVLKDDPKQQIRYEFTDDGKPKRTYLVPQVSAIKDGEALKVSFSIDESDRGSIPSIMRKIANRHNVHISDDHIKEVLNIPSQESNPTIKSSMKLDFEKYRKAIIKIGYELGCYWLGDEYYHDPVATSIREVIFSNAPLYEDAQRLLLSGKIGFIDGEPDFPFLSDNKACHIAFCHPQSDFISCYVRVFKLFEGHVLLSRCPAKYPTFEGAFIEINVENKSMRELPFLEEVYCASRNHNRADR from the coding sequence ATGACTAAAAAGAGTTGCATCTTTTGTGGTAGCGAATATGGCTCGATAGAATTCGCAGACGAGCATGTTTTTCCCGACGCTATAGGCGGCCTTCTGGTATTGAAAGACAAGGTCTGTAAACCGTGTAATGATAAATTAGGTCACAGTGTTGATGCACACTTAGTGAATCATGGTCTCGTATCATTCCTAAGGTTGCATTACGGGCTGAAAGGTAAATCAGGTAAGGTACCAAACCCATTTGAAAGAGGTGTGCTAAAAGACGACCCAAAACAGCAAATTCGTTATGAATTTACAGACGATGGAAAACCCAAAAGGACCTACTTAGTCCCGCAAGTGTCTGCTATTAAAGATGGTGAAGCTCTCAAAGTATCGTTTAGTATCGATGAATCTGATCGAGGGAGTATACCCTCAATCATGAGAAAAATAGCCAATCGACACAATGTCCATATATCAGATGATCATATCAAGGAAGTTTTGAATATACCGAGTCAGGAATCTAATCCCACAATTAAAAGCTCAATGAAGCTGGATTTTGAAAAATATAGAAAGGCAATCATAAAGATTGGATACGAGCTAGGATGTTACTGGCTGGGTGATGAGTACTATCATGATCCAGTTGCCACATCGATAAGGGAGGTGATTTTTAGTAATGCACCGCTATATGAAGACGCTCAACGCCTCCTACTGTCTGGCAAAATAGGATTTATTGACGGCGAACCTGACTTTCCATTCCTAAGCGACAACAAAGCCTGTCATATCGCATTCTGCCATCCTCAAAGTGACTTTATCTCCTGTTATGTCAGAGTATTTAAGTTATTTGAAGGCCACGTACTTTTGTCAAGATGTCCAGCAAAATATCCAACTTTCGAAGGCGCTTTTATAGAGATTAATGTCGAGAACAAATCAATGCGTGAACTTCCATTTCTTGAGGAAGTCTATTGTGCGTCTAGGAACCACAATCGAGCAGATCGGTAA
- a CDS encoding recombinase family protein, whose protein sequence is MNGQRLGYIRVSTISQNTDRQLDGVELDERFIDKVSGKDTNRPELVRLLGHARRGDHIVVHALDRLARNLDDLRKIVKTLTAKGVTIEFRKENLIFSGDDSPMSTLLLSVMGAFAEFERSLIKERQLEGIAIAKQKGKFRGRQRTMTDDRIAEIKRRVETGEKKAVIARDLGISRETLYQYLRTA, encoded by the coding sequence ATGAACGGTCAGCGGCTCGGATATATCAGGGTTAGTACAATTTCGCAGAATACTGATCGCCAGTTGGATGGTGTCGAGCTGGACGAGAGGTTCATCGACAAGGTATCGGGGAAAGACACGAATCGACCTGAACTAGTGCGACTGCTGGGACATGCAAGGAGGGGAGATCACATCGTCGTCCATGCTCTTGATCGTCTAGCTCGCAACCTCGATGACCTCAGGAAGATCGTGAAGACCCTGACCGCCAAGGGAGTCACAATCGAGTTCAGGAAGGAGAACCTGATCTTCTCCGGTGACGACTCACCCATGTCGACATTACTGCTCTCGGTGATGGGTGCGTTCGCAGAGTTCGAAAGATCATTGATCAAGGAACGCCAGCTCGAAGGTATCGCCATAGCCAAACAGAAAGGAAAGTTCAGAGGACGTCAGCGGACTATGACCGACGATCGGATCGCTGAGATCAAGAGACGGGTTGAAACTGGCGAGAAGAAGGCGGTCATCGCAAGGGATCTGGGTATCAGCCGTGAGACACTGTACCAGTATCTGCGGACGGCATGA